A region from the Williamwhitmania taraxaci genome encodes:
- a CDS encoding polysaccharide deacetylase family protein, which translates to MAYFRPPGWVKRIFPEFIWSFPEETDSVFLTFDDGPIPEITPWVLDQLDFYGAKATFFCLGKNVEMHPEVFQMIKDRGHSVGNHSYSHIKGWGTDSLDYVHDIDLAESLITTNLFRPPYGRIKPSQVHVLKERYKFILWDVLSRDYSWTLSGKGCAKNVLNVVRPGSIIVFHDSKKAEKNLRYALPIVLEGLKAKGYKMKDIRL; encoded by the coding sequence ATGGCATATTTTAGACCACCAGGCTGGGTTAAAAGAATTTTCCCTGAGTTTATTTGGAGTTTTCCGGAGGAAACCGATTCGGTCTTTCTAACCTTTGACGATGGCCCTATCCCCGAAATTACACCGTGGGTACTGGACCAACTCGATTTTTATGGCGCTAAGGCTACCTTTTTCTGTCTCGGTAAAAATGTTGAAATGCACCCGGAAGTTTTCCAAATGATTAAGGATAGAGGTCACTCTGTGGGTAACCATAGCTACAGCCATATTAAGGGCTGGGGAACTGATTCCCTCGACTATGTTCACGACATTGATCTTGCTGAATCATTGATTACAACTAACCTTTTTCGCCCTCCATACGGACGAATAAAGCCTTCTCAGGTTCATGTGCTTAAGGAACGCTATAAGTTCATTCTTTGGGATGTTCTTAGCCGCGATTACAGCTGGACTCTCTCCGGAAAAGGATGTGCAAAAAATGTTCTAAACGTGGTGCGGCCTGGCTCTATCATTGTTTTTCACGATTCAAAAAAAGCCGAAAAAAATCTTCGCTACGCACTCCCAATTGTGCTTGAAGGACTTAAAGCGAAAGGGTATAAAATGAAGGATATAAGGTTGTAG